GTGTGGTGAAAACGGAAAGGCAACCGAGACATGTCGGGGCGTCAATGCCAGTCAATGGGCGGTGGACAGCATTCTGGACAGAGGTTATGCATTGGTGACGATGTACCGGGAGGAAATTGCCTCGGACAGAAAGGAAACCATGTTCCAGACCGGCGTCCATACACTTTATCCCGAATTGCAAAACCGGGAAGATAATTTCAGTACCATGGCCGCCTGGGCGTGGGCACTGAGTCGCGGGATGGATTACATTGAAACGGACAAGGACATTGACGCAAAGAGGGTAGCGGTTTTTGGCTTTTCTAGATTAGGAAAAGCCGCATTCTGGGCCGGTGCGACCGATCAGCGCTTTGCAATGGTGCTGAGCAATGAGTCAGGAGCGGGTGGCGGGAAACAGTTTCGTCGGGGTATCGGTGAAAATATCACCAGGCTCTGCACCGTGTTTCCGCATTGGTATGCCAAAAGTTTGAGAAAATATATGGACAAAGATTCGGAGCTACCCTTCGATCAGCATTTTGTGATGGCATTGATCGCTCCGAGACCGGTTTATCTGGCTACTGCTGAGGAAGATAGAAATGCTGATCCTGCCGGGGAATTCGAAACTGCGAAGGCGTCTGACGGCATTTATAAGTTTTTAGGTACCAAAGGATTTGCCGGAACCACATTTCCAGCCCTGAATGAGCCAGTTTTCGGCCAAATAGGCTTTCACATTCGCCCCGGCGGGCACGACGTTAAAATGTTCGACTGGATACAGTTTTTAACTTTCTCTGATTTACATTTGCAGAAATAGACCTGACCTAATATTTAATTTTACTATTCAACTAAATGAGCAACATCCCGTCTTCCGGCACAGTAAACACAACACCCCCCCGATTTACAGAGCATAAGTATCTCATCACACTGATTTTTGTGACCTCGCTTTTCATGTTCTGGGGAATTGCCATTACGATGGGAGATGTTTTAAATAAGCACTTTCAACACGTTTTAAGTCTGACTAAAACCCAGTCTGCTTTCGTACAATTCGCGATTTTCGGAGCGTATGGGGTCATGGGTATCCCTGCGGGGTTGTTCATGAAGCGGTTCGGGTATAAAAACGGTGTACTTTTTGGACTGACGCTGTTTGCAATCGGGTCGTTTTTGTTTGTGCCGGCTGCTGCTGCGGCTTCATTTCCATTCTTTGGAGGAGCATTGTTCATTCTGGGCTGCGGTCTTTCCACATTGGAAACGGTGGCTCACCCATTTGTTGCTTCGCTTGGCGACCAGCGTACCAGTGATATGCGTATCAACTTTGCCCAGGCATTCAATGCATTGGGTACCATTATCGGACCGGCGGTTGGGTCTTATTTTTTGCTAAGAAATAATGTGGAAGGCAGTACAGACCTTACTTCTGTCAAAACATTGTACATCGTCATCGGAAGTGTGATCGCTACGATCGCAGTTTTGTTTTCATTTGTTAAAGTACCAGCTCTGATTGATCCACACGGAGCCGTTGATCCTGCTGCTGCCAATGTGGATACGCATCCTGAAAAAGGCCTTTTCCAGCACAGACATTTCAAATGGGCTGTTTTGGCGCAATTTTTCAATGTAGCTGCACAAGCAGGTACCTGGGCGTTTTTTATCAACTACGGTCACGAAAAAATGGGTTTCACCGACGCTGTGGCTGGCAACTACATGATCATTTTCTTCGTGTTGATGCTTACTGGCCGTTTCGTAGGCACATTCTTGATGCGTTTTATTGCGCCTCATTCCCTGCTTGCGATTTTTGCTGCCTGCAATATTGTAATGTGTCTCATCATCGCGCAAAGCCTGGGCTGGCCATCATTTATCGCATTGCTGATGCTAAACTTCTTCTTCAGTATCATGTTCCCTACTATTTTTAGTCTTGGATTAAAAAACCTGGGTGCTCATACGCAACAAGCATCGTCATTTATCTCAATGGGTGTAGTAGGAGGAGCATTTTTCCCCTTTGCAATGGGTGCAGTAGCAGAAACAAACGTAGCGCACGCCTACTATCTGCCAATCATTTGCTACGCGGTGATTTTCATGTTCGGCTACAAATTTTACAAAGTTGAGTAACATAGCATGTTATGTCGAGGGCCGAAAGGCCATAATTAGTTAATAAAATCATTAAAACGAAAGCTGAAAGCCGATTGCCGACAGCCGATTGCCAAAAAATATGAAACTCTGGGGAATTGACTTAGGAGGTACAAAAATAGAATGCGCGGTACTGGATTCAGACCGGAACCTGGAAGTAGTGGTTCGAATGAGACTTCCGACAGAATCTGCGAACGGTTATGACCACATCCTGAATCAGATTAAAAGACTGATCGATATGGTAGCCGAGCAAGTTGGCGAAAGGCCGAACAAGGTAGGTTTTGCGACGCCGGGCGTGCTGGAACCGGATACCCACCTCATGAAAAATTCCAACACGATCTGTCTGAACGGGCAACCATTGAAAGCGGATCTTGAAAGAATACTGGGTGTGCCATGTCAGCTTGCAAATGATGCCAACTGCTTTGCACTAGCGGAAGCATTGATCGGAGCCGGTAAAGAGCATCCGACTGCCGAGGTTGTTTTCGGAGTGATCATGGGGACAGGTGTTGGCGGAGGATTGGTAGTGAACAATAAGATCATCGCCGGACATCACGGAATTGGAGGGGAATGGGGCCATAATATTCTTGAAGAAGGTGGCGAGCCGTGCTATTGCGGCAAGGCAGGCTGCGTGGAACAAGTTATTTCCGGCCCGGCGCTGGAACGTTACTACGAGCGTGTTAGCGGCGAAAAAGTGTCTATGAAAGTGATTTTGGAACGTTTTCACCTTGGTAATGATGAACATGCCAATGCTACCATCGAGCGGTTGCTGGAATATTACGGAAGAGCTATTTCGACACTTATCAATGTGCTGGATCCGGGGCTGATCGTGATTGGAGGAGGAGTAGGTAATGTAGAGCTGCTATACACGGCTGGTTACGAGCGAATCAGGAAGTACATTTTCAACAAAGGCGTTGTGACTACTCCGATCCTTAAACCGAAACTGGGCGATAGTGCGGGCGTGTTCGGGGCGGCGTTACTGTAATGGACCTTCGAAGAAAAAGATAAGATTGAACCAGAAAAGGGATGCTAGTCATCCCTTTTTTATGCATTTGTGACTGATAGTGGGTCATTAGCCAGTAAATCAATGTTTTAAGTCACTTCTTAGTGAGTAAATTACATTGAATTCCTAGCCAAGCGGTATGACAACAGCCGGTACACTCCACCGCATAAAATCTATTGATATAGTTCGTGGTGCTATCATGGTCATTATGGCTCTCGATCATGTTCGCGATTATTTTCACATTACCGCATTCACCGCCGATCCGCTCGATCCTCAGAGTACAACCGCTGCACTTTACTTTACACGATGGATCACTCATTTCTGTGCTCCCTCTTTCATGTTGCTATCCGGCATTTCGGCCTATCTGGCAGGACAAAATAAAACGGTTACTGATACCTCTTCGTTTCTGATCAAACGCGGTTTCTGGCTTATTTTCGTGGAAATCGTTTTCATGACATTCGGTTTTTCCTTCGACATTACATTCAAAACGATTTTCCTCGCGGTACTTTGGGCGCTGGGATGTAGTATGATCGTCCTGGGCTTGCTGGTACGCTTTGTTTCTCCTAAAACCATCATGGTAGTAGGTTGCATTCTGATTTTTGGGCACAATTTTCTGAACTATGTGAAGGTGGCGGAAAACTCGACGCTGGACATTGTAATGCGCATATTCTTCACCGGCCGAGGAACATTCCTGCCGAGAGGTGATGGCGGTACGATCGGGTTTTTATACGTCATTCTGCCGTGGTCGGGGATCATGATGGCCGGTTATGGACTGGGGACATTGTATAAAAGAGGTTTCCCGGAGGAAAGAAGAAGGAAGATGCTACTGACCTCTGGTATCGTGTTGACCATTCTTTTTATCGTTTTAAGATTCATAAACGGTTACGGCGACACCGCCCATTGGGCCGTGCAAAAGACGGGTTTCCAGACATTTCTCTCATTTATGAATGTAAGTAAATACCCGCCGTCGTTGCTGTTTACATTGATGACCCAGGGGCCAATCCTGATTATTCTCGCATTTACTGAAAAAGCCGATAATGCATTGGCCAGGATATTCACGGTCTACGGAAAAGTACCATTTTTTTACTTCATGCTGCATTTTTACCTGATCCATATCCTCATCATGATCGCGGTACTTTCTTCCGGGTACACCTGGCAGCAGGCTACGGACGATAAACTGTTTTTTAAATTCCGGCCGTTAGATTTTGGCTACGAGCTGGGTATCGTTTATGTGATCTGGTTGTTGATCGTGGCTTCTCTTTATATTCCCTGTAAATGGTTTGGTGCGTACAGGGCCAGGGCTAAGCAATGGTGGCTGAGTTATTTATAAAATCCTTTCTGACTGTTTTATGAAACACATTGTACTGATTGCGCTTTGCATTTTTGTCCAAAAACTTTCCGCTCAGGCCCCGGTCGAGAGCTACCCGGTTGATCCCGCTTCCACTGAACAGGCAGGTGTTCCGAAAGGTGAAGTTTTGAAATTTACATTTGATCAGTCCAAAATATTCCCCGGCACCTGGCGCGAATACTGGGTGTATGTGCCGGCACAGTACAAGCCCGACAAACCGGCCTGCGTGTACGTGAACCAGGACGGCATTCAATGGAATGCACCTGTGGTGTTCGACAACCTCATTCATAAAAATGAAATGCCCGTCACGATTGGTGTTTTCGTGATGCACGGCAGGGTAAAAGCGGCGAACCCAACCGAAGCGAATGACCGTTTTAACCGCAGTTTTGAATTTGACGGGCTTGGTGATAGTTATGCAAAGTTTATACTCGATGAAATATTGCCGGAAGTGGAAAAGCAGAAAACCAGCGACGGGAGGGCGATCCGGTTATCGAAAAATGGTAACGACCGCGCTATCGGAGGATCGAGCAGCGGGGCTGTGTGTGCATTCACGGCTGCGTGGGAGCGCCCGGATGCATTCTCCCGCGTGTATAGCGCGATAGGAACGTATGTAGGACTGCGTGGCGCCGACCGTTACCCGATACTGGTCAGAAAGTACGAGCCCAAACCGATCCGTATCTACATGCAGGACGGTGCCAATGACCTCAATATTTATGCAGGCGACTGGTGGATGGCCAATCAAACTATGTTGCGTGCGTTGACATTTGCGGGGTATGAAGTAAAGCACCAATGGGGAGAGGGCGGTCACAATGGTAAGCAGGGAACAGCATTGTTTCCCGAGGCGATGCGTTATTTATGGAAAGGGTGGCCCGAAAGTATCAAGTCCGGCGCTTCACAAAATCAGGTACTTGCTACGATCATGCTTCCGGGGGAAGGCTGGGAGCTGGTAGGAGAGGGTTATAGATTTACGGAAGGTCCAACAGCCAATCAGGCAGGTGAAATTTTTTACCAGGACATTCCTAACTCCAAAACATACAAGGTAGCGGCTGGCGGGAAACCAGTTATCGTCAATGAGGATTCGCAGAATGCCAGCGGAACTGAGTTTGACAAAGATGGAAACCGGTTGGAGGTTGCCAAAAAATCACTTTCAATTGCTCGCTATGATTCAAAAAACAAAAAGGAGGATATCGTCAAAGAAATTTCCGGGAATGATCTGACTGTTTCGAATAGCGGCAATATTTACGTTACATCTCCGGACGGCAAGGAAAAACCCAGTACGATTTACCTGATCAAACCCATCGGGGAAAAGGTCATTGCGGATCAGGGAATTCTTTATGCCAATGGTGCAGCATTGTCTCCCGACCAAACACTTTTGTATGTAACTGAGTCAACCTCTCACTGGGTTTGGTCCTACCAGATCAAACCGGACGGGACATTGACCAACAAACAAAAATTCGGGTGGCTGCACGTGCGTGATACCGAAGAAAACGCATGGGCCGACGGTATTACCTGTGACCGCGACGGGCGTATTTATGTGGCAACACGTGCCGGAATACAAATACTCGACCAGACAGGGCGAGTGAATGCGATCCTGCCCACACCCAACGGTGCTGCCTCCAATGTTGCTTTCGGCGGCAAGGACTTTGACGTGATCTATGTTACTGCCAATGATAAAGTCTATCGCAGAAAACTGAAAGTGAGAGGAGCCAATAACTGGGATGTGCCGAACAAACCGGATGCGCCCAAATTGTGAATAACGGCAAATTTTCCAATCGCATCGCTGAAACAGGGTAGCCCCTACGGGGCATTTAATCCTAATCACAAACATTTTTCCAGTAACGGGTAGCCGCTCTGCGGCAAAATTAATGCCGCAGAGCGGCTACCCGTTACTAGAAAAAAATGAATATCGTGGTTGTTGATGCCCCGTAGGGGCTACCGCATTGCACGTATTTTTAACGTATGTGACGGTTTTATTCAATCCGCGTCTAAATGGCATCCATTTAAACGTAATTTCAGATGAACGATATCTATTCCCGATGTTACATTCACTTCGTCTTCGCTGTAAAATTTAAAAATGCCACTATTTCGCCGGAATGGCGGGAATCTCTTCACAAATACATTACCGGAATTACTCAGAACAACGGGCACAAATTGATGGCAATCAATTCGATGCCGGATCATGTACATATGCTGGTCGGTTACAATGTTACACAGGCCGTAGCTGAATTGATGAGACTGGTGAAAGGAGACAGTTCGGAGTTTATCAACAAAAATAAATTTACACCTGTCAAATTTCACTGGCAAAGTGGTTATGGTGCTTTTTCAATTAGCATGTCAGACATTGACCGGCATGTCAAATACATTCTCAACCAGGATCAACATCATCAAAACATTCAATTCAGAGGGGAATTTATGAAAATGCTGAAAGAGAGGGACATTGATTTCGATGAAAAATACATATTCGAAGAGCTAGTATAGCCAGCAATCAAAATTATCCCAAATAAGGCCCGCCCGGTACGCCCCAGCCCCATTTTGGCATGGGCTCGCCGGGATTCATGGCGAGATCATCGACATTGGAATTGATGACGGCAATGCGGGTACCCCATTCAATGTAGGCGACGAATGCAGAACGGAATTCCGGGTCAGCAGGCAAATCTATTTCATTGGCCGTTTCCAGCAACAACGAAACCCAGCGCTGGCGATGCTGTTCCGTGAGGTGTTTGGATAAATGCTTTTGAATCATTTTGAAATGACTTCCTTCACTGGTACTGTACATTTCAGGGCCTCCGAAAACTTCGGCAATAAAGTGGGCGACGTGCAACTGATGTTCCCGCGACATATGCCTGAAAACCGGTTCCAGAAGCTCGTCAGATAGTACTTTTTTATAAAATAAATCGGTCAGTTTTTCAAATACCGGCATACCACCTGCCCATTCGTAGAGGCTGGGGATTTTGTTTAGATCATTTTCCATGGTGATGTTTTTTGTTGGTCGACAGCTTTAATTCCAATCCATTACGATACCTTCAAATCCTTCGAGTTTTGGTATTTCCAAATCAATGAAACCGCCTTTGTAAGTAAATTTCACCGGTTGCCCGTTTGTCAGACCAAATACTTTCTTAGGCTGCTTTTCCGACCGGACCCTGAATGTCAGTTTGTAAAGCGGTAGTGGTTCAAAATAAGTATTGCCACTAAAACCCGTCAGATTCACCAAATGCAGGATCATTCCGTCGCTCGAAGTCTTCTCTTTATTGATGACGGTATTGCGGGTAAATTCCTTTAAAATAGTTTCAACTCTTGCCGGGGCATTCGTTTGTACGGTTTGCGAAGCTTCCGGTAAAATGTAGTTGATAGCATCCAAGAGTAGGTTTTTATGCTCCTGGTAGCCATGCATGTAATAAATGCGACCGAGATTTACGGGGAAAATAATCCCTCTACTTTTTGCGTGGTTTTTAATGCCCATGGCATAATACCCGGTAGGGTCGTGGCCACCTATGATTTCGGGAGGTCCGGGCCGACCTTTCGCTAATATTGGGAGATATTTTGCGTCGGTTCCGCTTAGGTCGTACAAGCCGAGGTTAAACTTCCAGAAAAGCATTGACTGGCCTGGAAAGCTCTTGAAGATCTGACGGTTATCGGGCACCAGATAATTTCCTGCGCCATCATTATCTTTCTTTTCAATCTTCGCACCGAACAGTTGGTACAGTGTTTCAGGATTATCAAACAGTGTTCTGTTCGTGGCTATAAGGTTGGTGCCCAGCTTGGAGGCCTCTTTAAGTATCTCAATGGACTCGGGTTTCAAATACGTGATCTCGGGAAGTATCAACAACTTATAGGCCTTGACCTTATCAGCCAGATTGGCGATTTGCCCGTCTTCAATGATATCAAAAGGAATGTGCGCTTCCCGTAACATCAGTTGGACGCCCCGGTACTCCTGCATGGGCTCGCCATTTGGCCACGCGCCGGGGGCGACAATGGCAATTTTTGCAACGGATTTATATTTACCAAAATAGGGCTCGTGCTTTTTGTGAAATGCATAAACTTTTCTGAAAACCTCATAATTACGCTCGTCCTCGTAGCCCCGCATGTCACCCATCATACTCATATCCAGGCCCGAGCCATTGGCAATATTCTCGTAGAGCCGGATCTGAACTTCCTGAGGCTCAACAGCATTGTAGCGCGACTGGAATGAAATCTGCTGGATACTTGCATTGCTGACAATGTGATCAGGAAATGAATTGACGGCATTCCCGACATTGTCCGAAGCGGTGTAGGGCCAGTAGGGCAGGGTTGTCATGCTCTGCGACTCGTGCCTGATAATGTCAACGAATTTGTCGGAATACGTACAGATCGCTATTTGTTCATTTTTTGATTTGACCAGCTTATGTAATCGCTCCGACCAATCCTCCACTGTACTTTTTTTGAATTCCAGATACTTTTGAAACAAAGGATCCGCTTTGTTCTCCTCGGTAGGAAGAGTTTGTCCACCCGAAAATTCGGCAAATCGTTTTTTATCGTAATCATTCTGGTCAATGCCGTGGTACTTGCCTTCGTATGGATTATTGACCTGGTAGCCAGGCATATTGAGGAAAATCCCGTCTATAGGAAACAGGTCAATCACTTCTTCAATGATCTTGAATGCCTTTTCCTGCACATAAGGCGCATTGATCGACACTACATACATATCGGTGTTGATGATCCGTTCGCCTTTTGGAGAAATGTAACACCAGTCGGGATGCGCTTTGTATATATTTTCGTGTACCCTGCTGAAATCGAAGCGAACGATTACTTTGATATCCTTTTCGTGGCATTTTTTGACGATATCGGCCAGCACTCCCGGCCTCATATACGGATTGATATAATGAAAATCCAGTTTAGAAGGATAAAAAGCCATGATACCTCCTGCATTAATCAATAATGTATTGGCCGAAAAATGAACGAGGTCGGTCACAATCGAATCCGCATTGATCGTCGCAGCCTCGTAGGAAGGCAGGTTCATTTGAATGACCCGGAGATTGTTTCTTTTCCACCAGAAGTCTTTTCCAGCAGGCTTTTGAGCAACAATATTTTGGGTAAAAATAAGAAGGCAAATCAGCGCAGATAACTTTTTCATTCTGATTGAAGGTCGTTTAAGGGGAAAGTGAGGAAGTAATTGGGTTCTACTGAATGGAATGAAGGCTTTTAAACGCCAGTTTTTTGTATTGGCTCAAAAGATAGTTCGCTATCCAAATAGACATCAATATGACAATCGTCATAATGTTTTGAATGTCCGGAAGGGATTTTTGGAGAAATTTCCTTTCTGAAGTTCGGCCCTTAGCTCGGGAGCAATTTCAATTTTCAGCGAATTAATATGGACGTGAGGTTCTCATACCCGTTAACGATCATGTCGGCTATTGCTAGAGCAGGTACCGGGATAGGAACATGGAGAAACTTCTGATTTTTTGCCCAAATTATTCCCGGTGCCGGTAGGTGACTGCGACCACGAACAGCATTACTCCTACAAGGCCCAGCGCAAGAGAAAGAGAGGTAAATTCTGCGATAATTCCGATTAATGCGGGGCCGGCAAGCTGTCCAGAATATCCCAGAATGGTAACTGCGGATATGGCTATGCTAGGAGGGACATTGGGAATGCTTCCGGCGGCGGTGAAAAATACTGGCACTACGTTCGCCGCACCAAGTCCCACTAATACAAACCCAACAATGGCTACTGCGGCCCAGGGCGTCAGGACAGCGATCAGGAAGCCGGAGCCGGCCAGTAATGTACCGTAAAATACCACTTTTGCGGAGCCCAGGCGGTGAATGAGGCCGTCCCCGGTAAGTCTCATCATTGCCATTGCAACAGAAAATGCAGCGTACCCTACACCCGAAAGTGATGGATCAAAACCTCTTGAAAACTGTAAAAATACAGCGCTCCAATCCAACAATGAGCCTTCTGCTAGAAACAATATAAAGCACATTAGTCCCAAAACCAGTACCGCACCCTTTGGTAGTACGAAATTAGTACT
The genomic region above belongs to Dyadobacter pollutisoli and contains:
- a CDS encoding glucuronyl esterase domain-containing protein, producing the protein MNEVSAQNNPLPDPLLFNNGQKVKSVKQWPARRKEILEIMTTQMYGTSPGRPKNMRFEVFDNDPKALGGKATRKQVTVHIKEKDKEAQFDLLIYIPNKAKHPVPAIIGINFIGNQAIIADPGVKLTTAWVENSKMFPCGENGKATETCRGVNASQWAVDSILDRGYALVTMYREEIASDRKETMFQTGVHTLYPELQNREDNFSTMAAWAWALSRGMDYIETDKDIDAKRVAVFGFSRLGKAAFWAGATDQRFAMVLSNESGAGGGKQFRRGIGENITRLCTVFPHWYAKSLRKYMDKDSELPFDQHFVMALIAPRPVYLATAEEDRNADPAGEFETAKASDGIYKFLGTKGFAGTTFPALNEPVFGQIGFHIRPGGHDVKMFDWIQFLTFSDLHLQK
- the fucP gene encoding L-fucose:H+ symporter permease, with the protein product MSNIPSSGTVNTTPPRFTEHKYLITLIFVTSLFMFWGIAITMGDVLNKHFQHVLSLTKTQSAFVQFAIFGAYGVMGIPAGLFMKRFGYKNGVLFGLTLFAIGSFLFVPAAAAASFPFFGGALFILGCGLSTLETVAHPFVASLGDQRTSDMRINFAQAFNALGTIIGPAVGSYFLLRNNVEGSTDLTSVKTLYIVIGSVIATIAVLFSFVKVPALIDPHGAVDPAAANVDTHPEKGLFQHRHFKWAVLAQFFNVAAQAGTWAFFINYGHEKMGFTDAVAGNYMIIFFVLMLTGRFVGTFLMRFIAPHSLLAIFAACNIVMCLIIAQSLGWPSFIALLMLNFFFSIMFPTIFSLGLKNLGAHTQQASSFISMGVVGGAFFPFAMGAVAETNVAHAYYLPIICYAVIFMFGYKFYKVE
- a CDS encoding ROK family protein — its product is MKLWGIDLGGTKIECAVLDSDRNLEVVVRMRLPTESANGYDHILNQIKRLIDMVAEQVGERPNKVGFATPGVLEPDTHLMKNSNTICLNGQPLKADLERILGVPCQLANDANCFALAEALIGAGKEHPTAEVVFGVIMGTGVGGGLVVNNKIIAGHHGIGGEWGHNILEEGGEPCYCGKAGCVEQVISGPALERYYERVSGEKVSMKVILERFHLGNDEHANATIERLLEYYGRAISTLINVLDPGLIVIGGGVGNVELLYTAGYERIRKYIFNKGVVTTPILKPKLGDSAGVFGAALL
- a CDS encoding DUF1624 domain-containing protein, whose product is MTTAGTLHRIKSIDIVRGAIMVIMALDHVRDYFHITAFTADPLDPQSTTAALYFTRWITHFCAPSFMLLSGISAYLAGQNKTVTDTSSFLIKRGFWLIFVEIVFMTFGFSFDITFKTIFLAVLWALGCSMIVLGLLVRFVSPKTIMVVGCILIFGHNFLNYVKVAENSTLDIVMRIFFTGRGTFLPRGDGGTIGFLYVILPWSGIMMAGYGLGTLYKRGFPEERRRKMLLTSGIVLTILFIVLRFINGYGDTAHWAVQKTGFQTFLSFMNVSKYPPSLLFTLMTQGPILIILAFTEKADNALARIFTVYGKVPFFYFMLHFYLIHILIMIAVLSSGYTWQQATDDKLFFKFRPLDFGYELGIVYVIWLLIVASLYIPCKWFGAYRARAKQWWLSYL
- a CDS encoding SMP-30/gluconolactonase/LRE family protein; translated protein: MKHIVLIALCIFVQKLSAQAPVESYPVDPASTEQAGVPKGEVLKFTFDQSKIFPGTWREYWVYVPAQYKPDKPACVYVNQDGIQWNAPVVFDNLIHKNEMPVTIGVFVMHGRVKAANPTEANDRFNRSFEFDGLGDSYAKFILDEILPEVEKQKTSDGRAIRLSKNGNDRAIGGSSSGAVCAFTAAWERPDAFSRVYSAIGTYVGLRGADRYPILVRKYEPKPIRIYMQDGANDLNIYAGDWWMANQTMLRALTFAGYEVKHQWGEGGHNGKQGTALFPEAMRYLWKGWPESIKSGASQNQVLATIMLPGEGWELVGEGYRFTEGPTANQAGEIFYQDIPNSKTYKVAAGGKPVIVNEDSQNASGTEFDKDGNRLEVAKKSLSIARYDSKNKKEDIVKEISGNDLTVSNSGNIYVTSPDGKEKPSTIYLIKPIGEKVIADQGILYANGAALSPDQTLLYVTESTSHWVWSYQIKPDGTLTNKQKFGWLHVRDTEENAWADGITCDRDGRIYVATRAGIQILDQTGRVNAILPTPNGAASNVAFGGKDFDVIYVTANDKVYRRKLKVRGANNWDVPNKPDAPKL
- the tnpA gene encoding IS200/IS605 family transposase, encoding MNDIYSRCYIHFVFAVKFKNATISPEWRESLHKYITGITQNNGHKLMAINSMPDHVHMLVGYNVTQAVAELMRLVKGDSSEFINKNKFTPVKFHWQSGYGAFSISMSDIDRHVKYILNQDQHHQNIQFRGEFMKMLKERDIDFDEKYIFEELV
- a CDS encoding group II truncated hemoglobin; this translates as MENDLNKIPSLYEWAGGMPVFEKLTDLFYKKVLSDELLEPVFRHMSREHQLHVAHFIAEVFGGPEMYSTSEGSHFKMIQKHLSKHLTEQHRQRWVSLLLETANEIDLPADPEFRSAFVAYIEWGTRIAVINSNVDDLAMNPGEPMPKWGWGVPGGPYLG
- a CDS encoding alpha-amylase family protein, with protein sequence MKKLSALICLLIFTQNIVAQKPAGKDFWWKRNNLRVIQMNLPSYEAATINADSIVTDLVHFSANTLLINAGGIMAFYPSKLDFHYINPYMRPGVLADIVKKCHEKDIKVIVRFDFSRVHENIYKAHPDWCYISPKGERIINTDMYVVSINAPYVQEKAFKIIEEVIDLFPIDGIFLNMPGYQVNNPYEGKYHGIDQNDYDKKRFAEFSGGQTLPTEENKADPLFQKYLEFKKSTVEDWSERLHKLVKSKNEQIAICTYSDKFVDIIRHESQSMTTLPYWPYTASDNVGNAVNSFPDHIVSNASIQQISFQSRYNAVEPQEVQIRLYENIANGSGLDMSMMGDMRGYEDERNYEVFRKVYAFHKKHEPYFGKYKSVAKIAIVAPGAWPNGEPMQEYRGVQLMLREAHIPFDIIEDGQIANLADKVKAYKLLILPEITYLKPESIEILKEASKLGTNLIATNRTLFDNPETLYQLFGAKIEKKDNDGAGNYLVPDNRQIFKSFPGQSMLFWKFNLGLYDLSGTDAKYLPILAKGRPGPPEIIGGHDPTGYYAMGIKNHAKSRGIIFPVNLGRIYYMHGYQEHKNLLLDAINYILPEASQTVQTNAPARVETILKEFTRNTVINKEKTSSDGMILHLVNLTGFSGNTYFEPLPLYKLTFRVRSEKQPKKVFGLTNGQPVKFTYKGGFIDLEIPKLEGFEGIVMDWN